In Populus trichocarpa isolate Nisqually-1 chromosome 12, P.trichocarpa_v4.1, whole genome shotgun sequence, a genomic segment contains:
- the LOC18103861 gene encoding arginine biosynthesis bifunctional protein ArgJ, chloroplastic, whose protein sequence is MHTCAPPHHFSSLKFPELHGSSKLNNLQVLRSFGLSKRSFKVFAVAASSSSSMSEASNYIPAAPIFLPEGPWQQIPGGVTAAKGFKAAGIYGGLRAKGEKPDLALVTCDVDATAAGAFTTNMVAAAPVLYCKNALDISKTARAVLINAGQANAATGDAGYQDVLESAGALAMLLKLKPEEVLIESTGIIGQRIKKGALLNSLPKLVNSLSPSIEGAGSAAVAITTTDLVSKSVAIESQVGGTNIKVGGMAKGSGMIHPNMATMLGVITTDALVNSDVWRKMVQISVNRSFNQITVDGDTSTNDTVIALASGLSGSISISNINCHEAMQLQACLDAVMQGLAKSIAWDGEGATCLIEVTVTGAESEAKAAKIARAVASSSLVKAAVYGRDPNWGRIAAAAGYAGIPFHQNNLRIMLGDILLMDNGQPLSFDRSAASNYLRKAGEIHGTVGIYISVGDGPGSGQAWGCDLSYDYVKINAEYTT, encoded by the exons ATGCATACTTGTGCTCCTCCTCATCACTTTTCCTCTCTAAAGTTCCCTGAACTTCATGGCTCCTCAAAGCTTAATAATTTGCAGGTTTTGAGGTCTTTTGGTTTGAGTAAGAGAAGCTTTAAGGTATTTGCAGTGGCTGCTTCATCGTCATCAAGCATGAGTGAGGCCTCTAATTATATACCTGCTGCTCCTATTTTTCTTCCTGAAGGACCATGGCAGCAA ATTCCTGGGGGAGTTACTGCTGCAAAGGGGTTCAAAGCGGCAGGAATATATGGTGGATTGCGTGCCAAAGGAGAGAAGCCTGATCTTGCGCTTGTTACTTGTGATGTTGACGCTACAGCTGCAG GGGCATTCACTACCAACATGGTTGCAGCTGCACCAGTATTATACTGTAAAAATGCATTAGATATCTCAAAAACA GCACGTGCAGTGTTAATAAATGCTGGTCAAGCAAATGCAGCAACA GGTGATGCAGGCTACCAAGATGTGCTAGAATCTGCTGGTGCTCTTGCTATG TTACTTAAATTGAAGCCTGAGGAAGTTTTGATTGAATCCACTGGTATCATAGgtcaaagaataaagaag GGAGCACTTCTAAATTCGCTTCCAAAACTGGTTAATTCTTTATCTCCATCCATTGAAGG GGCAGGTTCCGCAGCTGTCGCAATCACAACAACTGACCTTGTAAGCAAGAGTGTGGCCATTGAGTCTCAG GTTGGAGGGACAAATATAAAAGTTGGGGGAATGGCCAAAGGTTCTGGGATGATCCACCCAAATATGGCCACCATGCTCGGT GTTATAACGACTGATGCCCTTGTCAACAGTGATGTTTGGAGAAAAATGGTGCAGATTTCAGTGAATCGGAGTTTTAACCAAATTACT GTAGATGGGGATACAAGTACAAATGATACAGTCATTGCTTTGGCTAGCGGATTATCTGGATCAATCTCAATATCTAACATAAACTGCCATGAGGCAATGCAACTTCAAGCATGCCTTGATGCT GTAATGCAAGGTCTTGCAAAATCAATAGCTTGGGATGGAGAAGGAGCTACATGTCTAATTGAG GTCACAGTAACTGGGGCAGAAAGTGAGGCGAAGGCAGCAAAAATTGCACGCGCAGTAGCATCGTCTTCTCTTGTCAAG GCAGCTGTTTATGGCAGAGATCCAAACTGGGGACgcattgctgctgctgctggctATGCAGGAATTCCTTTCCACCAAAACAATCTTCGTATTATGCTGGGAGATATTTTGCTGATGGATAATGGGCAACCACTTTCATTTGACAG GTCTGCGGCCAGTAACTATCTT